One stretch of Schizosaccharomyces pombe strain 972h- genome assembly, chromosome: III DNA includes these proteins:
- a CDS encoding GTPase-activating protein, producing the protein MSKSVNASLSSAINSVTLVKQENLKENLQNGSAVSVGSSESSNHSMKEISLDYSSPSLQQTEEQDRELNFIDSSMLRPTPPQESDNRLAVEKPNIQPLQGHSPVPSFMSTASTNISSSKINNNQTEFEQLRDSYKSHGDLNSAINDSRIQSIIFELNQQCEKESIPVSNIDWLQWASVPLFAYDLPPDPSNPNATSSSPPPLTPILELIKQNNFCIPSPCRKLVWQSLVSAERNELLTLYATLSTTNNSLDSSIRKIIRMQSFRGPLEPFKYSSTTRHKVSTESIFHVLHAFTLFDTTVEYNIEPLLWLTCAFLSYMAQGNAFRSLVCFIQRGGIREFFISQSSSLDESLFALVWGCLGDLAPSVAISLQRIKVSSLCILYPSLACCFADSLQLPEALRLMDLIAIYGLEMFVRLLVAIFLKDRDKIVNMVSHEQWVKYLRSDVLASYRQPLVQKYTFYTRTPVDLNAWVEDSLALNIDTTQFPSYLSYHETSVSHNTYRQNNLEELKNQNDYLTSQITNLEEGMVMLNKENTKLSEALSNHRVTRSEMEEATEILKNNSADLKAQLEKQPQELENRLLQEISILKQRNQKFLKNNATSIQQIQYLDEELGKTLKQLNDLKEKHAQLQTKWKSVSEMFRN; encoded by the exons ATGTCT AAATCTGTAAACGCTTCCCTATCTAGCGCAATTAATAGCGTTACATTGGTGAAACAAGAAAACTTAAAGGAGAACCTTCAAAATGGCTCTGCTGTCTCAGTTGGGTCTTCGGAATCCTCAAACCACTCAATGAAGGAAATTAGTTTAGACTACTCATCTCCTAGTTTGCAGCAAACGGAAGAACAGGATCGGGAACTTAATTTTATAGATTCTTCTATGTTGCGTCCCACTCCTCCCCAGGAAAGCGATAATCGCTTGGCCGTTGAAAAACCTAACATTCAACCTCTTCAAGGTCATTCCCCTGTTCCATCCTTTATGTCAACTGCATCTACCAATATTTCATCCtccaaaataaataataatcaaACAGAATTTGAACAATTACGCGATTCCTACAAGTCTCACGGCGATTTAAATAGCGCCATTAACGATTCACGTATTCAATCAATCATTTTCGAGCTTAATCAACAATGTGAAAAAGAGTCAATTCCCGTTTCTAATATCGATTGGCTTCAATGGGCCAGTGTGCCTCTTTTTGCTTATGACCTTCCGCCTGATCCTTCTAATCCCAATGCTACATCCTCCTCTCCCCCTCCCTTGACACCGATTTTAGAActaattaaacaaaataactTTTGTATTCCATCTCCGTGTCGAAAACTGGTCTGGCAATCCCTTGTTTCCGCTGAACGTAATGAACTTCTAACACTTTACGCTACTTTAAGTACTACTAATAATTCTTTGGATTCTTCTATTCGGAAGATTATTCGTATGCAATCTTTCAGAGGACCTTTGGAGCcttttaaatattcttCTACTACAAGGCATAAAGTTTCAACTGAGTCTATATTTCACGTTTTGCATGCTTTTACTTTGTTTGATACAACTGTTGAGTATAACATTGAACCTTTGCTATGGTTAACTTGTGCTTTTCTATCGTATATGGCTCAAGGAAACGCCTTCCGTTCGCTAGTTTGTTTCATTCAAAGAGGTGGAATTCGTGAGTTTTTCATATCCCAATCCAGTTCTCTTGACGAAAGTCTTTTCGCTTTGGTTTGGGGTTGTTTGGGTGACTTGGCACCAAGTGTCGCTATCTCATTACAACGTATAAAAGTTAGTTCATTGTGTATACTATATCCATCATTAGCATGCTGCTTTGCCGATTCGTTGCAATTACCCGAAGCACTCCGCCTTATGGATTTAATTGCTATCTACGGCTTGGAAATGTTTGTGCGTCTTCTTGttgctatttttttaaaggatcGGGACAAGATTGTAAATATGGTTTCTCATGAACAGTGGGTTAAGTATTTACGCTCAGACGTTTTAGCTTCATATCGGCAGCCTCTGGTCCAAAAGTATACATTTTACACAAGAACTCCTGTCGACTTAAATGCATGGGTTGAAGATTCACTTGCTCTAAACATCGATACTACTCAGTTCCCATCCTATCTTTCATATCACGAAACCTCCGTATCTCACAACACCTATCGCCAAAATAACTTAGAGGAActtaaaaatcaaaatgattatttaaCCTCTCAGATAACTAATTTAGAGGAGGGAATGGTTATGTTGAATAAGGAAAACACTAAACTTTCTGAAGCACTTTCCAACCATCGAGTAACAAGAAGCGAAATGGAGGAGGCTAcagaaattttaaaaaataattctgCTGATCTGAAAGCTCAATTAGAGAAACAGCCTCAGGAATTGGAAAATAGGCTTCTTCAAGAAATCTCAATCCTTAAGCAGCgcaatcaaaaatttcttaaaaacaATGCTACTTCAATTCAACAAATACAATATCTTGATGAGGAACTTGGAAAGACTTTAAAGCAGCTAAATGACCTCAAGGAAAAACATGCTCAGCTACAAACTAAATGGAAAAGTGTCTCTGAGATGTTTAGAAATTAG
- the nup97 gene encoding nuclear pore complex component nup97, giving the protein MTVASDDSPKEARGIPFLDQKSRKLANELLEPCLPFIQFNLGEIEQRAKHYLNTVPTSKDGNTKAHYLLAGSGINAEQTWKKIESLSLQVRPPTTLELSFTDVDMFLKYHREKNVLNSLEALVQNTQIAFDQYLEEEWRSKAAKSRPSFDNILLENKKRVSFYPFSVQRSQKFASTLKMCLEEEALHGFQSKLVSSFCEVAREFAHDTKSLLLYESWKLLSSVILDKDSVTVFGNKGIISKAFDIETEDGSVNSRFYQRISDCSRKFLEAQFFEVLNKEIAKTPQAALVGGVPSIRNKIRAYLNIRLLRNGVWINPDLEIIQDVPIWAFIFYLLRCGFLKEAVDFTEENRDLFEKVAEKFPFYINAYAKAPNGILPRQLRSQLFSEFNQTIRLQESSDPYKYAVYKIIGRCDLSKTSCPSICSVTEDYIWFQLILSREFTEKSVSAHEFFSLEDVQHILLSYGSDYFTNNGSNPVMYFFLLMLCGLYERAINFLYPYFPTDAVHFAITCAYYGLLRTAPSSSVVSNEPGKIQSMLVETKSGKPSLEFDRLLIDYTQTCQELSPVMSACYLIPMCKIDKYISMCHKSLCSLVLSTRDYVNLLGDIRGDGERTPSFLENHRSLIGLSSVKEYLSKITLTAAKQADDQGLLSDAILLYHLAEDYDAAVTVINRRLGSALLRFLDQFVFPDKLISLTKSMMDVYNRNPSLYAKVDYKNRETTNLLLLTVEAFNAYTNKDYEQALSSLQQLEILPLDPLDSDCETFVVRKLAKEFRFLNENLLQNVPGIVLIAMNSLKELYAKQKSSSFGNDAISVDKLRLYRQKARRIVMYSFLIEYRMPSQILEQLNRCEIEMT; this is encoded by the exons ATGACGGTTGCGTCTGACGATTCACCAAAGGAAGCTAGAGGCATACCTTTTTTAGATCAAAAGTCTCGTAAACTTGCTAATGAGTTGTTGGAACCATGTCTTCCGTTTATCCAGTTCAATTTGGGTGAGATTGAACAACGCGCAAAACATTACTTGAACACCGTTCCTACTAGTAAGGATGGTAATACAAAAGC CCATTATTTGCTTGCTGGAAGCGGTATTAATGCCGAACAAACATGGAAGAAAATTGAGTCGCTCTCTCTACAAGTAAGACCTCCCACTACTCTCGAGTTGTCCTTTACCGATGTAGATATGTTTTTGAAGTATCATcgagaaaaaaatgttttaaattctttggAAGCATTGGTACAAAACACCCAAATAGCGTTCGATCAATATTTGGAAGAGGAATGGCGTTCCAAAGCTGCAAAAAGCAGACCCTCCtttgataatattttacttgaaaataaaaagagagTATCCTTTTATCCTTTCTCGGTGCAACGTTCGCAGAAGTTTGCTTCcactttaaaaatgtgTCTTGAGGAGGAAGCACTGCACGGATTTCAATCAAAGCTTGTCAGTTCTTTTTGTGAGGTTGCAAGAGAATTTGCTCATGATACAAAGTCTCTTCTCCTTTACGAATCCTGGAAGTTACTTTCCTCTGTTATATTGGATAAGGATTCTGTGACAGTGTTTGGCAATAAAGGCATAATCTCAAAAGCCTTTGACATTGAGACTGAGGATGGCTCGGTTAACTCTCGGTTCTATCAAAGGATTTCTGACTGTTCCCGTAAGTTCCTTGAAgctcaattttttgaagttttgaATAAGGAAATTGCAAAAACCCCCCAGGCTGCTTTGGTAGGCGGTGTTCCTTCAATACGTAACAAAATTCGAGCGTATTTGAACATTCGTCTATTAAGGAACGGTGTTTGGATTAATCCagatttagaaataatCCAAGATGTTCCTATATGGGCTTTCATATTCTATCTATTACGATGtggttttttaaaggaagcAGTGGACTTTACTGAAGAAAACAGAgatctttttgaaaaggtgGCTGagaaatttcctttttatatCAATGCTTATGCGAAGGCTCCGAATGGTATTTTACCAAGGCAACTTCGGAGTCAATTGTTTTCTGAGTTTAATCAAACCATTCGTCTACAGGAATCTTCTGATCCTTATAAGTATGCAGTATACAAAATAATTGGACGCTGCGACCTTTCTAAAACTTCGTGTCCATCGATTTGTTCTGTCACTGAAGATTACATCTGGTTCCAGTTAATTTTGTCACGTGAATTTACTGAAAAAAGCGTTTCCGCTcacgaatttttttcattggAAGATGTTCAACATATTTTGCTTTCGTATGGCTCCGattattttactaacaACGGATCTAATCCCGTTATGTActtctttttgttaatgCTTTGTGGTCTTTACGAGCGTGccattaattttttatatcctTATTTTCCAACCGATGCAGTCCATTTTGCCATTACTTGCGCATACTACGGTCTGTTGCGCACTGCACCTTCTAGCTCAGTTGTCAGTAATGAACCTGGAAAGATTCAATCAATGCTGGTTGAAACAAAATCTGGGAAGCCTTCCCTTGAATTCGATCGGTTGTTAATCGATTATACCCAAACTTGTCAAGAATTAAGTCCTGTAATGTCTGCCTGTTATCTTATACCAATGTgcaaaattgataaatataTCTCGATGTGTCATAAATCTCTGTGCAGTTTGGTACTTTCTACTCGTGATTATGTTAATCTTCTTGGCGATATACGTGGTGATGGCGAGAGGACTCCTTCCTTTTTGGAGAATCACAGGTCTTTGATTGGTCTTTCTTCTGTAAAAGAATACTTATCAAAAATCACTCTTACTGCTGCTAAACAGGCTGATGATCAGGGATTATTATCTGATGCCATTCTTTTATATCATTTAGCTGAGGATTACGATGCGGCAGTAACAGTTATAAATAGACGGCTGGGCTCTGCATTGCTAAGGTTTTTGGACCAGTTTGTTTTTCCCGATAAACTTATATCTTTAACTAAAAGTATGATGGATGTATACAACAGAAACCCTTCTTTGTATGCCAAAGTGGATTACAAAAATCGCGAGACGAcgaatttgcttttattgACTGTGGAGGCGTTCAATGCATATACCAATAAAGACTATGAACAAGCTTTATCGTCTTTACAGCAGTTAGAAATTTTACCCCTTGACCCACTTGACTCAGACTGTGAAACTTTTGTTGTGAGAAAACTTGCAAAAGAATTTCGATTTCtcaatgaaaatttattacaaaacGTACCTGGTATTGTTTTAATAGCCATGAACAGCCTTAAAGAACTTTATGCTAAACAAAAATCTTCATCTTTTGGAAATGACGCTATATCCGTGGATAAGTTACGCCTATATAGACAAAAAGCACGAAGAATTGTCATGTACAGTTTCCTGATAGAATATCGTATGCCTTCTCAAATTCTTGAACAGTTAAATCGCTGCGAAATAGAAATGAcatga
- a CDS encoding phosphoglycerate mutase family protein: protein MPLNVTVEEETLQIVEEEPQQEITNTILEEDFNLLDNSFQTDISSTSSQNDSKFTCLLVRHAESEHNVRGIRAGARIDSELTVHGYNQAKKLAKSIRNLDIVCVYSSPQKRAKRTAEEITKVANCPLYISDFLMEKDLGSLEGTSFRYTANYRPREPPMKVTNLESRDSLLTRARGFTDILFNEAIGFEGESGKTIVVVSHGIFLPFLLRAILARARTPLPSMIIPWNNASYCLITIDLGGNSIVKMNCNSHLRGIKRTRKLGSSTYDSKQKPITEFCSKLN, encoded by the coding sequence ATGCCTTTAAATGTTACGGTAGAAGAGGAAACACTACAAATTGTTGAAGAAGAGCCTCAACAAGAAATCACAAATACCATCCTAGAAGAAGACTTCAATTTACTAgataattcttttcaaacaGATATCAGTTCTACTTCTTCTCAGAATGACTCAAAATTTACATGCTTGCTTGTGAGGCACGCTGAAAGTGAACACAACGTTCGTGGCATAAGGGCAGGAGCTCGAATTGACAGTGAATTGACTGTGCATGGTTATaatcaagcaaaaaaaCTAGCCAAATCTATTCGAAATTTGGACATCGTTTGCGTGTACTCTTCCCCCCAGAAAAGGGCCAAGAGAACAGCTGAAGAAATTACAAAAGTGGCTAACTGTCCTTTGTACATATCTGACTTTTTGATGGAGAAGGATCTCGGATCACTAGAAGGCACTTCATTTCGATACACAGCTAATTATCGTCCTCGTGAGCCTCCCATGAAAGTCACCAATCTTGAATCTCGAGATTCTTTACTTACTCGAGCGAGAGGTTTTACCgacattttatttaatgaagcCATTGGTTTTGAAGGGGAATCTGGAAAAACCATTGTGGTTGTTTCACATGGGAtatttcttccttttttattacgaGCAATTTTGGCACGTGCGCGCACCCCTTTACCTTCAATGATTATTCCATGGAACAATGCGTCTTATTGCTTGATCACTATTGATTTAGGAGGAAATAGTATCGTGAAGATGAATTGCAATTCTCATTTGCGTGGTATCAAACGAACCCGCAAGTTAGGCAGCTCTACATACGACTCCAAACAGAAACCGATTACAGAATTTTGTAGCAagctaaattaa
- the cwf26 gene encoding protein Cwf26 — protein sequence MSNADYIAKKYLRKDQGKKKKKKEKDFVEIQDEDVAGWDDDNSFSLVNRELTSLHDAPTIVANESLKDRDIDAIYQNIEKTTNKPAQLWKAVGNDEVVESEQQDSHDAESIPQFGLLTGKQVTFKAEERRKREEKSSNLDEEELRKSRETVYRDATGRRIDLVLARKEAKRKLKEKEEEARRQKEQQQGVVQVRQQKEYLKELERQKTVPLARYEDDPEYNKELKERSRWNDPAASFLTNKPVSSKATYQGYAPPNRFNIRPGHRWDGIIRGNGFENKWFQRQNERKAQEHEAHMWAIEDM from the exons ATGTCAAACGCCGACTATATTGCTAAAAAGTATTTACGAAAAGATCAagggaaaaagaaaaagaagaaagagaagGATTTTGTAGAAATTCAGGATGAAGATGTCGCTGGATGGGACGATGACAATTCATTTTCACTAGTCAACAGAGAACTCACATCTTTGCATGATGCCCCTACAATTGTCGCAAATGAAAGCCTTAAAGATCGAGATATTGATGCTATTTATCAGAATATAGAAAAAACTACTAATAAACCTGCTCAGTTGTGGAAAGCTGTGGGGAATGATGAAGTTGTCGAATCTGAACAACAGGATTCTCATGATGCTGAATCAATTCCTCAGTTCGGTCTGTTAACTGGAAAGCAGGTGACCTTTAAAGctgaagaaagaagaaagagagaAGAGAAATCATCCAATCTTGATGAGGAAGAGCTTCGCAAAAGTCGCGAAACTGTTTACAGAGATGCCACAGGGAGAAGGATAGATCTGGTTCTTGCAAGAAAAGAagccaaaagaaaattaaaagagaaagaggAAGAAGCTAGAAGACAGAAGGAACAACAACAAGGTGTGGTTCAAGTGCGTCAACAGAAAGAATACCTAAAAGAACTTGAAAGGCAAAAAACGGTGCCATTGGCGCGTTATGAGGACGATCCTGAATACAATAAggaattgaaagaaaggTCTCGTTGGAATGACCCAGCTGCTTCGTTTCTCACTAATAAACCTGTATCATCAAAAGCTACTTATCAAGGATATGCGCCTCCCAATAGGTTTAATATACGACCTGGCCATCGTTGGGATGGAATTATTCGTGGTAAtggatttgaaaataaatggtTTCAGCGCCAAAATGAGAGAAAGGCACAAGAACACGAGGCACATATGTGGGCAATTGAGGA catgtaa